The following proteins come from a genomic window of Sebastes fasciatus isolate fSebFas1 chromosome 6, fSebFas1.pri, whole genome shotgun sequence:
- the LOC141768985 gene encoding leukocyte surface antigen CD53, producing MNRSCVSCLKSMVVTLNFLCWLCGAFVVGLGEFQMIHSNFASLMPTFWPIYPANTLVITGTIVTCVCYLGVLGGMKENRCMLISFFVLLFILMLVELAMACVFLFYSREIDTFFENDMMRSLEIYRQSSPESNTTLKDDLDAVQHLLKCCGVHGVADWKGNVPISCCSDDPCNTLLQTNWQEGCLVKLRDWYSSNYRSTGAGVATMFITQLICLSITVPLFCHFSRHGLGYQ from the exons ATGAATCGCTCCTGTGTCAGCTGCTTGAAATCTATGGTGGTAACTCTCAACTTCCTGTGCTGG CTGTGCGGTGCATTTGTGGTGGGGTTGGGGGAGTTCCAGATGATTCACTCCAATTTTGCCTCCCTCATGCCCACCTTCTGGCCCATCTACCCCGCCAACACTCTGGTGATCACCGGTACCATCGTTACCTGCGTGTGTTATCTGGGAGTGTTGGGAGGCATGAAGGAGAACCGCTGCATGCTCATCAGT TTTTTCGTCCTGCTGTTCATCCTGATGCTGGTGGAGCTGGCCATGGCCTGTGTGTTCCTGTTCTACAGTAGAGAG ATTGACACATTCTTTGAAAACGACATGATGCGAAGCTTGGAGATCTACAGACAGTCCAGTCCAGAAAGCAACACGACCCTCAAAGATGACCTTGATGCTGTCCAACACCTG ctTAAGTGCTGTGGAGTTCATGGTGTGGCAGACTGGAAGGGTAACGTCCCAATCTCCTGTTGTAGCGATGACCCCTGTAACACCCTCCTCCAAACCAACTGGCAAGAG GGTTGTCTCGTGAAACTGAGGGACTGGTATTCCAGCAACTATCGTAGCACAGGTGCAGGCGTTGCCACGATGTTTATCACACAG CTTATTTGTCTGTCTATCACCGTCCCTCTCTTTTGCCACTTCAGTCGGCATGGATTGGGTTACCAGTGA